In the genome of Pseudomonas sp. P5_109, one region contains:
- a CDS encoding NAD(P)H-dependent oxidoreductase, with translation MMGKRILVILGHPSSNSFCAALAERYTQSAMRAGHEVRQLFLGSMDFDPVLREGYQQVQPLEADLLSAQADILWAEQLALVYPIWWGGVPALLKGFFDRVFLPGFAFKYRQGKAFPDKLLRGRTAHLLVTMDTPPWYYRWIYRMPGLHQVRKTTLEFCGIQPTRTLTFGPILGASADRHAAWLRQAEAIAST, from the coding sequence ATGATGGGCAAACGAATACTGGTGATCCTCGGGCATCCGTCCAGCAACAGCTTCTGCGCCGCCCTTGCCGAGCGCTACACACAGTCGGCAATGCGCGCCGGGCATGAGGTGCGGCAGTTGTTTCTCGGCAGCATGGATTTTGATCCAGTGCTGCGCGAAGGCTATCAGCAGGTCCAGCCACTGGAAGCCGACTTGCTTAGCGCCCAGGCCGATATCCTCTGGGCCGAACAGCTGGCACTGGTTTATCCGATCTGGTGGGGTGGCGTACCGGCCTTGCTCAAGGGCTTTTTCGACCGGGTGTTCCTGCCCGGTTTTGCCTTCAAGTATCGCCAGGGCAAAGCCTTCCCCGACAAACTCCTGCGCGGCCGAACCGCCCACCTGCTGGTGACCATGGACACGCCGCCCTGGTACTACCGCTGGATCTACCGCATGCCCGGTCTGCACCAGGTCCGTAAAACCACGCTGGAATTCTGTGGCATCCAGCCAACCCGAACCCTCACCTTCGGCCCCATTCTCGGTGCCAGCGCAGACCGACATGCGGCCTGGTTGCGGCAAGCCGAAGCTATCGCCAGCACTTGA
- a CDS encoding LysR substrate-binding domain-containing protein, giving the protein MHFDLTDLRLYLNILDAGNITAGAARSHLSLAAASARIRAMEASLGVEFLQRNRRGVSPTPAGNALARHARVLLQQAERLQQELAEYAKGVKGQVRLLCNTTAITEYLPELLADFLHSQPNLDIDLQELPSTRITHALRQGAADLGIVSDAVDTDDLQTHPFRDDPLVLIMPREHPLAQATSVSFTDTLQHDYVGLNANSALAVYLEEQALHAGLRMQIRIRADGFDGVMRMVARGAGLAIVPLAAVERGSAALSFKSFALQEPWGQRKLLLCARDFAALPSYAKALLHALTLP; this is encoded by the coding sequence ATGCACTTCGACCTGACCGACCTGCGCCTGTACCTGAACATTCTCGACGCCGGCAACATCACCGCCGGCGCCGCACGCAGTCATTTGTCCCTCGCGGCGGCCAGTGCGCGAATTCGCGCCATGGAGGCGTCGCTGGGCGTCGAGTTTCTCCAGCGCAATCGCCGCGGAGTCAGCCCGACACCAGCCGGCAATGCCCTGGCCCGCCACGCCCGGGTTCTGCTGCAACAGGCCGAACGCCTGCAACAGGAACTGGCCGAATATGCCAAGGGCGTCAAAGGCCAGGTGCGGCTGCTGTGCAATACCACGGCGATCACCGAGTACCTGCCGGAGTTGCTCGCAGACTTCCTGCACAGCCAGCCCAACCTCGACATCGACCTGCAGGAACTGCCCAGCACCCGCATCACCCACGCCTTGCGCCAGGGCGCGGCGGACCTCGGCATCGTTTCCGACGCGGTGGACACCGATGACTTGCAGACCCACCCATTCCGCGATGATCCGCTGGTGCTGATCATGCCCCGCGAACATCCCCTGGCACAGGCGACCTCGGTGAGCTTCACCGACACGCTGCAGCACGACTACGTCGGCCTGAATGCCAACAGCGCATTGGCGGTTTATCTCGAAGAACAGGCGCTGCACGCCGGCCTGCGCATGCAGATTCGCATCCGCGCCGACGGCTTCGATGGCGTGATGCGCATGGTCGCCCGTGGGGCGGGACTGGCAATCGTACCGCTGGCCGCAGTCGAACGCGGATCAGCTGCATTGTCCTTCAAGAGCTTCGCCCTGCAAGAACCCTGGGGCCAGCGCAAACTGTTGCTCTGCGCACGGGACTTCGCCGCACTACCCAGCTATGCCAAGGCCCTGCTGCATGCCTTGACTCTCCCCTGA
- a CDS encoding sulfite exporter TauE/SafE family protein — MNTLSAFYQNLGLALSLLVIGTFMLAGMIKGVIGLGLPTVAMGLLGLAMAPSQAAALLIIPATLTNVWQLAFGGHLSGLVKRLWPMLLAIFMGTGAGTLWIGMSGGHWVVRGLGAALLLYALSGLFLPTLRVGRRRERWFGPLCGLLTGVITSATGVFVIPAVPYLQALGLSKDELVQALGLSFTVSTLALAGGLLWRGALGGGELSASLLALIPAMLGMWLGQTLRQRISALWFKRVFFVGMGLLGGHLLISG, encoded by the coding sequence ATGAATACACTCTCGGCGTTTTACCAGAATCTCGGCCTGGCCCTGTCACTGTTGGTGATCGGCACCTTCATGCTGGCCGGCATGATCAAGGGCGTGATCGGTCTCGGCCTGCCCACGGTCGCCATGGGCCTGCTCGGTCTGGCTATGGCGCCGTCGCAGGCTGCGGCGCTGCTGATCATTCCGGCGACCCTGACCAACGTTTGGCAACTGGCATTCGGCGGGCATCTGTCGGGGCTGGTCAAACGGTTGTGGCCGATGTTGCTGGCGATCTTCATGGGCACCGGGGCAGGCACGCTGTGGATCGGCATGAGCGGTGGCCATTGGGTGGTGCGAGGGTTGGGGGCGGCGTTGTTGCTCTATGCGCTGAGCGGTTTGTTCCTGCCGACCCTGCGCGTGGGGCGGCGCCGCGAACGCTGGTTCGGTCCGCTGTGTGGCCTGCTGACCGGCGTCATCACTTCGGCCACCGGCGTGTTTGTGATTCCGGCGGTGCCGTACCTGCAAGCGCTGGGCTTGAGCAAGGACGAACTGGTGCAGGCACTGGGCCTGTCGTTCACCGTTTCGACCCTGGCCCTGGCCGGTGGCTTGTTATGGCGCGGCGCTCTCGGTGGGGGCGAGTTGAGCGCATCGCTGCTGGCGCTGATCCCGGCCATGCTCGGCATGTGGCTGGGGCAAACGCTGCGCCAACGGATCAGCGCGCTGTGGTTCAAGCGCGTGTTCTTCGTTGGCATGGGGTTGCTCGGCGGCCACTTGCTGATCAGCGGCTAG
- a CDS encoding putative quinol monooxygenase produces MSEIQGFILHAKTRPEKSDAFEAFFSGYVEASRAEPGCIEYHMLRDKQDPSLFIFYEIWQSQAHLDVHSNLPHMKQFLEQRDEYLERDFEIRAIDMISRSSASR; encoded by the coding sequence ATGAGTGAAATCCAGGGCTTCATCCTGCACGCCAAGACCCGTCCGGAAAAATCCGACGCCTTCGAAGCATTTTTCAGCGGCTACGTGGAGGCGAGCCGAGCCGAACCCGGTTGCATCGAATACCACATGTTGCGCGACAAACAGGACCCGAGCCTGTTCATCTTCTACGAGATCTGGCAATCCCAGGCCCACCTCGACGTGCACTCGAACCTGCCACACATGAAGCAGTTCCTCGAGCAGCGTGATGAGTACCTGGAGCGGGATTTCGAGATCCGCGCCATCGACATGATCAGCCGGTCGTCCGCTAGCCGCTGA
- a CDS encoding NAD(P)H-dependent oxidoreductase, producing the protein MKKVLLLNGGKKFAHSDGRYNTTLHEAALSVLDRGGMDVKTTFIDEGYDVAEEVAKFLWADVIIYQMPGWWMGAPWTVKKYIDEVFTEGHGSLYASDGRTRSDASQKYGSGGLIHGKQYMLSLTWNAPQQAFDDPTDFFEAKGVDAVYFPFHKANEFLGMTGLPTFLCVDVMKRPDIEGDVARYERHLSEVFGLSS; encoded by the coding sequence ATGAAAAAAGTCCTGTTGCTCAATGGCGGCAAAAAATTTGCACACTCCGACGGTCGCTACAACACTACTCTGCATGAAGCCGCGTTGAGCGTGCTGGATCGTGGCGGCATGGATGTGAAAACCACCTTCATCGATGAGGGCTACGACGTTGCCGAAGAAGTGGCCAAGTTCCTCTGGGCCGACGTGATCATCTACCAGATGCCCGGTTGGTGGATGGGCGCACCGTGGACCGTGAAGAAGTACATCGACGAAGTCTTCACCGAAGGCCATGGCAGCCTCTATGCCAGCGACGGCCGCACTCGCTCCGACGCCTCGCAGAAGTACGGCAGCGGTGGCCTGATCCACGGCAAGCAGTACATGCTGTCGCTGACCTGGAACGCCCCGCAGCAAGCCTTCGACGACCCGACCGACTTCTTCGAAGCCAAAGGCGTGGACGCCGTGTACTTCCCGTTCCACAAGGCCAACGAGTTCCTGGGCATGACCGGTTTGCCGACGTTCCTCTGCGTGGACGTGATGAAGCGTCCGGACATCGAAGGCGATGTGGCGCGTTATGAGCGGCATTTGAGTGAGGTGTTTGGCCTGTCGTCGTAA
- a CDS encoding LysR family transcriptional regulator, which produces MKARSDELQIFVCVIECGSISAAAEQVGQTPSAVSRTLSRLEAKLDTTLINRTTRRMDLTEEGKYFFEHAKRILDQMDELEERLSSRQQTPSGRLRINAASPFMLHAIVPYIDEFRRLYPDIQLELNSNDLIIDLLEQSTDIAIRIGTLTDSTLHARSLGCSPLHIVASPAYLEKHGTPQAVADLADHTLLGFTQNEGLNQWPLRYVHGDRWPIQASISASSGETIRHLALDGQGIASLSHFMTIEDIRAGRLKVLLGEFNSGYRQPINAVYYRNSQLALRIQCFLDFIQGKLAGYASADFKG; this is translated from the coding sequence ATGAAAGCCAGATCCGATGAATTGCAGATTTTCGTCTGCGTGATTGAATGCGGGTCGATTTCTGCGGCGGCCGAGCAGGTCGGGCAAACGCCCTCGGCGGTCAGTCGTACGCTGTCGCGGCTGGAGGCCAAGCTCGACACCACCTTGATCAATCGCACCACACGGCGCATGGACCTGACCGAAGAGGGCAAGTATTTCTTCGAGCACGCCAAGCGCATTCTCGATCAGATGGATGAGCTCGAAGAGCGCCTGTCTTCGCGCCAGCAAACGCCGTCCGGGCGTCTGCGGATCAACGCGGCATCGCCGTTCATGCTGCACGCCATCGTGCCCTACATCGATGAGTTCCGCAGGCTCTACCCGGACATCCAGCTTGAACTCAACAGCAATGATCTGATCATCGATCTGCTTGAGCAGAGCACCGACATCGCCATCCGTATCGGCACCCTGACTGACTCGACGTTGCATGCCCGCTCCCTGGGTTGCAGCCCGTTGCACATCGTCGCCAGCCCGGCGTACCTGGAAAAACACGGCACCCCGCAAGCCGTGGCCGATCTGGCCGACCATACGCTGCTGGGCTTCACCCAGAACGAAGGCCTCAACCAATGGCCGCTGCGTTATGTGCATGGCGATCGCTGGCCGATCCAGGCGTCGATCAGCGCCTCCAGCGGCGAGACCATCCGCCATCTAGCTCTGGACGGCCAGGGCATCGCCAGCCTGTCACACTTCATGACCATCGAAGACATTCGTGCCGGGCGCTTGAAAGTGTTGCTGGGTGAATTCAACAGCGGCTACCGCCAGCCGATCAACGCGGTGTACTACCGCAACTCGCAACTGGCCCTGCGGATTCAATGCTTCCTGGACTTTATCCAGGGCAAGTTGGCGGGTTATGCGAGCGCAGATTTCAAGGGCTGA
- a CDS encoding NAD-dependent epimerase/dehydratase family protein codes for MNVFVTGAAGFIGGSIATGLVQAGHNVTGLVRSAEQADELRALGIAPVIGTLDDSALLADQALAADAVINAASSDHRGAVEALLDALRGSGKVFLHTSGSSIVGDASGGKSSDVIYFEDNLPEPTVDKAARVAIDTLILAAAMDGVNSAVICNTLIYGHSLGVHRDSVQLPRLLKQARKSGVVRHVGTGRNIWSNVHIEDVVSLYLLALTENVPGTFYFVESGEASFIDMTTAMAKALNLGEPQDWPLKDAEAEWGYEMANYGLGSNSRVRGKHARELLGWVPKRTSVVEWIREEMV; via the coding sequence ATGAACGTATTCGTTACCGGCGCTGCCGGTTTTATCGGCGGCTCCATCGCCACGGGACTGGTCCAGGCCGGCCACAACGTCACCGGCCTGGTGCGCAGCGCCGAACAAGCGGATGAACTGCGTGCGCTGGGCATCGCCCCGGTGATCGGCACCCTCGACGACTCTGCCCTGTTAGCCGATCAGGCGCTGGCCGCGGACGCTGTGATCAACGCGGCCAGCAGCGATCATCGTGGTGCGGTGGAGGCCTTGCTCGATGCCTTGCGCGGTTCTGGCAAAGTATTCCTGCACACCAGCGGTTCGAGCATCGTCGGCGATGCCTCGGGCGGCAAATCCAGTGATGTCATCTACTTCGAAGACAACCTGCCAGAGCCGACCGTGGACAAAGCTGCGCGCGTGGCCATCGATACTCTGATCCTGGCGGCGGCCATGGATGGGGTGAACTCGGCGGTGATCTGCAACACCTTGATCTACGGCCACAGCCTGGGTGTGCATCGCGACAGCGTGCAGCTGCCGCGCCTGCTCAAACAGGCACGTAAAAGTGGCGTGGTGCGCCATGTCGGCACGGGGCGGAACATCTGGTCCAATGTGCACATCGAAGACGTGGTTTCTCTGTACCTGCTGGCGCTGACTGAAAACGTACCTGGCACCTTCTACTTCGTTGAAAGCGGAGAAGCGTCGTTCATCGACATGACCACTGCCATGGCAAAGGCGCTGAACCTGGGCGAGCCGCAGGACTGGCCGCTCAAGGACGCCGAAGCCGAGTGGGGTTATGAGATGGCCAACTATGGTTTGGGCTCCAACAGTCGGGTTCGTGGCAAGCATGCGCGGGAGTTGCTGGGTTGGGTGCCGAAGCGCACGTCGGTGGTGGAGTGGATTCGCGAGGAGATGGTGTGA
- a CDS encoding SulP family inorganic anion transporter: MKAKRLRADVLAGLTTSFALLPECIAFALVAHLNPLMGLYGAFIICTLTALFGGRPGMVSGAAGSMAVVIVALVVQHGVQYLLATVLLGGLIMMAFGLLKLGKLVRMVPHPVMLGFVNGLAIIIALAQLEHFKSGETWLSGTPLYMMLGLVAVTMAVVYVLPRLTRTVPPALVAILGVGLAVYLLGLPTRTLGDMAHIAGGLPTLALPDIAWNLETLRIIAPYAILMALVGLLETLLTLNLTDEITESRGFPDRECVALGAANLVSGAFGGMGGCAMIGQTVINLSSGGRGRLSGVVAGVSILLFILFLSPLIERIPLAALVGVMFVVSQQTFAWASLRVLNKVPVNDVLVIIAVTVITVFTDLATAVLCGIIIAALNFAWQQARQLYADSHLENDGSKLYRVHGTLFFASTTPFLNQFDPANDPAQVTLDCRHLSFVDYSAIAALGTLRERYARAGKHLRVLHLSERCKKLLKRARMQHD; the protein is encoded by the coding sequence ATGAAAGCAAAACGTCTACGCGCCGATGTCCTGGCCGGACTTACCACTTCCTTCGCCCTGTTGCCCGAGTGCATCGCGTTCGCGCTGGTGGCCCATCTCAACCCGCTGATGGGGCTCTACGGTGCGTTCATCATCTGCACCCTGACCGCACTGTTCGGCGGGCGGCCGGGCATGGTCTCCGGCGCGGCCGGCTCGATGGCCGTGGTGATCGTCGCGCTGGTGGTGCAACACGGCGTGCAGTACTTGCTGGCCACGGTGTTGCTGGGCGGGCTGATCATGATGGCGTTCGGGCTGCTCAAGCTCGGCAAGCTGGTGCGCATGGTGCCGCACCCGGTGATGCTCGGTTTCGTCAACGGCCTGGCGATTATCATTGCCCTGGCGCAACTGGAGCACTTCAAGAGCGGTGAGACCTGGTTGAGCGGTACGCCGCTGTACATGATGCTGGGCCTGGTCGCGGTGACCATGGCGGTTGTCTACGTGCTGCCGCGCCTGACCCGTACGGTGCCGCCGGCGCTGGTGGCGATCCTCGGCGTGGGCCTGGCGGTGTATCTGCTCGGCCTGCCGACCCGCACCCTGGGCGACATGGCGCACATTGCCGGTGGCTTGCCGACCCTGGCGCTGCCGGACATTGCGTGGAATCTGGAGACCCTGCGCATCATCGCGCCTTACGCGATCCTGATGGCGCTGGTCGGCTTGCTGGAAACCCTGTTGACCCTGAACCTCACCGACGAAATCACCGAAAGCCGTGGCTTCCCGGATCGCGAGTGCGTGGCGCTGGGGGCGGCGAATCTGGTGTCCGGTGCGTTCGGCGGCATGGGCGGTTGCGCCATGATCGGCCAGACCGTGATCAACCTCAGTTCCGGCGGTCGCGGGCGCTTGTCCGGGGTGGTGGCCGGGGTGTCGATCCTGCTGTTCATCCTGTTCCTGTCGCCGCTGATCGAGCGCATTCCCTTGGCCGCGTTGGTTGGGGTGATGTTCGTGGTGTCGCAGCAGACCTTCGCCTGGGCTTCGTTGCGGGTACTGAACAAAGTGCCAGTGAACGACGTGCTGGTGATCATCGCAGTGACGGTGATTACTGTGTTCACCGACCTGGCCACCGCGGTGCTCTGCGGCATCATCATCGCGGCACTCAATTTCGCCTGGCAGCAGGCCCGACAGCTGTATGCCGACAGTCATCTGGAGAACGACGGCAGCAAGCTGTACCGGGTGCATGGCACGCTGTTCTTCGCCTCGACCACACCCTTTCTCAATCAATTCGATCCGGCCAACGACCCGGCGCAAGTGACCCTGGATTGCCGTCACTTGAGTTTTGTCGACTATTCGGCCATCGCCGCGCTGGGCACCTTGCGCGAGCGCTACGCCAGGGCCGGCAAGCACCTGCGGGTGCTGCATTTGTCCGAGCGTTGCAAGAAACTGCTCAAGCGCGCGCGGATGCAGCACGACTGA
- a CDS encoding gluconate:H+ symporter, with protein MTLSFGYWLLVYAAIAIIALIVLIARYRLNPFIVITLISIGLALVAGMPPSGVVGAYEAGVGKTLGHIALVVALGTMLGKMMAESGGAEQVARTLIDRFGEKNAHWAMVCIAFLVGLPLFFEVGFVLLVPIAFTVARRVGVSILMVGLPMVAGLSVVHALVPPHPAAMLAVQVYQASVGQTLLYAIAIGIPTAIIAGPLYAKFIVPRIQLPAENPLERQFLEREPRDSLPGFGITMATILLPVVLMLIGGWANLISTPGTGFNQFLLFIGNSVIALLLATLLSFWTLGLAQGFNRESILKFTNECLAPTASITLLVGAGGGLNRILVDAGVTDQIVGLAHEFHLSPLLMGWLFAALMRIATGSATVAMTTASGVVAPVAIGLGYPHPELLVLATGAGSVIFSHVNDGGFWLIKEYFNMTVAQTFKTWTVLETLISVVAFGLTVGLSYLI; from the coding sequence ATGACCCTGTCCTTCGGCTATTGGCTGCTGGTGTATGCCGCCATCGCCATCATTGCACTGATCGTTCTGATCGCCCGTTACCGGCTCAACCCGTTCATTGTCATCACCCTGATTTCCATCGGCCTGGCGCTGGTGGCGGGGATGCCGCCGTCGGGTGTGGTGGGGGCGTACGAGGCGGGTGTCGGCAAGACGCTGGGGCACATCGCGCTGGTGGTGGCGCTGGGTACGATGCTCGGCAAGATGATGGCCGAATCCGGCGGCGCCGAGCAGGTGGCGCGGACCTTGATCGACCGTTTTGGCGAGAAGAACGCGCATTGGGCGATGGTCTGCATCGCGTTCCTGGTGGGGCTGCCGCTGTTCTTCGAAGTCGGTTTCGTCTTGCTGGTGCCGATTGCCTTTACGGTGGCGCGGCGCGTGGGCGTATCGATCCTGATGGTCGGCTTGCCGATGGTCGCCGGGCTCTCGGTGGTGCATGCGCTGGTGCCGCCGCACCCGGCGGCAATGCTCGCGGTGCAGGTGTATCAGGCGTCGGTGGGGCAGACCTTGCTCTATGCGATTGCGATCGGCATTCCGACCGCGATCATCGCCGGTCCCCTGTACGCCAAATTCATTGTTCCGCGCATTCAATTGCCAGCAGAAAACCCGCTGGAACGCCAATTCCTGGAGCGCGAACCGCGCGACAGCCTGCCGGGGTTCGGCATCACCATGGCGACCATTCTGTTGCCGGTGGTGTTGATGCTGATCGGCGGCTGGGCCAATCTGATTTCCACGCCGGGTACAGGTTTCAACCAGTTTTTGTTGTTCATCGGCAACTCGGTGATCGCGCTGTTGCTGGCCACCTTGCTGAGCTTCTGGACCCTCGGCCTGGCCCAGGGTTTCAACCGCGAATCGATCCTCAAGTTCACCAACGAATGCCTGGCGCCGACCGCGAGCATCACCCTGCTGGTGGGTGCCGGTGGTGGCCTGAACCGGATTCTGGTGGACGCCGGCGTCACCGACCAGATCGTCGGCCTGGCCCACGAGTTTCATCTGTCGCCGCTGTTGATGGGCTGGCTGTTTGCCGCGCTGATGCGCATCGCCACCGGTTCTGCCACTGTGGCCATGACCACCGCTTCAGGTGTGGTCGCCCCCGTGGCCATTGGTCTGGGTTATCCCCATCCGGAACTGTTGGTGCTGGCGACGGGCGCGGGGTCGGTTATCTTTTCCCACGTTAACGACGGCGGTTTCTGGTTGATCAAGGAATACTTCAACATGACCGTTGCCCAAACCTTCAAGACCTGGACCGTGCTCGAGACGTTGATCTCGGTCGTCGCCTTCGGCCTGACCGTTGGCCTTTCTTACCTGATTTAA
- a CDS encoding MurR/RpiR family transcriptional regulator — translation MDILYQIRARQDSFSAGEGRIARLMLDDVGFAASASLDELALRAEVSSATLSRFARTVGCKDLRDLRLQLAQASGVGSRFLDPAGTPEQSAFYGQIVGDIETTLRQHLAAFDESRFADAVKLLGKARMIHAFGMGGCSTLCSDELQVRLVRLGYPIAVCHDAVMMRVTAASLSAEQVVIVCSLTGITPELVETVELARNYGARILAITRADSPLAQLADIVLPLQSAETSFIYKPTAARYGMLLAIDVLATELALANPEDNQERLRRIKLALDEYRGGDDHLPLGD, via the coding sequence ATGGACATCCTCTACCAGATCCGCGCCCGTCAGGATTCCTTCAGCGCCGGTGAAGGGCGCATCGCCCGCCTGATGCTCGACGACGTCGGATTTGCCGCCTCGGCCAGCCTCGATGAGCTGGCGTTGCGGGCGGAGGTCAGCAGCGCCACGTTGTCGCGTTTCGCCCGTACGGTCGGCTGCAAGGACCTGCGTGACCTGCGCTTGCAACTGGCCCAGGCCAGCGGCGTCGGCAGCCGCTTTCTCGACCCGGCGGGCACGCCCGAGCAGTCGGCGTTCTACGGGCAGATCGTCGGCGATATCGAGACGACCTTGCGCCAGCACCTGGCGGCGTTCGACGAGTCGCGTTTCGCCGACGCGGTGAAATTGCTGGGCAAGGCGCGGATGATTCACGCGTTCGGCATGGGCGGCTGCTCGACCCTGTGCAGCGATGAACTGCAAGTGCGCCTGGTGCGCCTCGGCTATCCGATTGCGGTGTGCCACGATGCGGTGATGATGCGCGTCACCGCCGCCAGCCTCAGCGCTGAACAGGTGGTGATTGTCTGTTCGCTCACCGGGATCACCCCGGAGCTGGTTGAAACGGTGGAGCTGGCGCGCAACTACGGCGCGCGCATCCTGGCCATCACCCGGGCGGATTCACCGCTGGCGCAGTTGGCCGACATCGTCCTGCCCCTGCAAAGCGCCGAAACCTCGTTCATCTACAAACCCACGGCAGCGCGCTACGGCATGCTGCTGGCCATCGATGTGCTCGCCACCGAGCTGGCGCTGGCCAATCCTGAAGACAATCAAGAACGTCTGCGGCGGATCAAGCTCGCCCTCGACGAATACCGCGGCGGCGACGACCACTTGCCGCTGGGAGACTGA
- a CDS encoding D-aminoacylase, translating into MQYDTLIRNALIIDGSNSPGYPADVAILNGRIERIGDLRDAHASEEIDAQGQVLAPGFIDVHTHDDTVVIRQPQMLPKLSQGVTTVIVGNCGISASPVSLRGDPPDPMNLLGTAAAFVYPTFGAYRAAVEAANTTLNVAALVGHTALRSNHLDDLFRTASADEISAMREQLRESLEAGALGLSTGLAYASAFSASTDEVMQLTEELTAFGAVYTTHLRSEFEPVLEAMDEAFQIGRHAQSPVIISHLKCAGAGNWGRSPQLLASLEEAAKTHPVGCDCYPYAASSSTLDLNQVTDAHRITITWSTPHPEMGGRDLMDIAAEWNVSLLDAARQLQPAGAVYYGMDEADVRRILAHPLSMVGSDGLPEDPFPHPRLWGAFPRVLGHFSRDVGLFPLHTAVHKMTGLSAARFGLKARGEIREGHWADLVLFDPATVRDVADFNDPQRAAQGIEGVWVNGVLSYRDGQANGRREGRFLAREGDLRTGFQ; encoded by the coding sequence ATGCAGTACGACACGCTGATTCGCAACGCCCTGATCATCGACGGCAGTAACAGCCCCGGTTACCCCGCCGACGTGGCCATTCTCAACGGACGCATCGAGCGCATCGGCGACTTGCGCGATGCCCATGCCAGCGAAGAAATCGACGCGCAGGGCCAGGTGCTCGCGCCGGGTTTCATCGACGTGCACACCCATGACGACACCGTGGTGATCCGCCAGCCGCAGATGCTGCCCAAGCTCAGCCAGGGCGTGACCACGGTGATCGTCGGCAACTGCGGGATCAGTGCCTCGCCGGTGAGTTTGCGTGGTGATCCGCCGGACCCGATGAACCTGCTGGGCACGGCCGCTGCGTTCGTTTACCCGACCTTCGGCGCCTACCGCGCCGCGGTCGAAGCGGCAAACACCACGCTGAACGTTGCCGCGTTGGTCGGCCATACGGCGTTGCGCAGCAATCATCTGGACGACCTGTTTCGCACCGCCAGCGCCGATGAAATCAGCGCGATGCGCGAGCAATTGCGCGAGAGCCTCGAGGCCGGCGCGTTGGGTCTGTCCACGGGTCTTGCCTATGCCAGCGCCTTCTCGGCATCGACCGATGAAGTGATGCAACTGACCGAAGAGCTGACGGCATTCGGCGCGGTCTACACCACTCACTTGCGCAGCGAGTTCGAACCGGTGCTGGAGGCCATGGACGAGGCGTTCCAGATCGGTCGACATGCGCAAAGCCCGGTGATCATTTCCCACCTCAAATGTGCCGGTGCCGGTAACTGGGGGCGTAGTCCGCAGCTGCTGGCGTCCCTCGAAGAGGCGGCGAAGACCCACCCGGTGGGTTGCGATTGTTATCCGTATGCGGCGAGCTCCTCGACCCTGGACCTCAATCAGGTGACCGATGCCCATCGCATCACCATCACCTGGTCGACCCCGCATCCGGAAATGGGCGGCCGCGACCTGATGGACATCGCCGCCGAATGGAATGTGTCGCTGTTGGATGCTGCTCGCCAGCTGCAACCGGCCGGCGCGGTGTACTACGGCATGGATGAGGCGGATGTGCGCAGAATCCTTGCGCACCCGCTGTCGATGGTCGGCTCCGACGGCTTGCCGGAAGACCCGTTTCCGCACCCACGCTTGTGGGGTGCATTCCCTCGCGTACTCGGACATTTCAGCCGTGACGTAGGACTGTTCCCGCTGCACACGGCGGTGCACAAAATGACCGGGCTGTCGGCGGCACGCTTCGGTTTGAAGGCGCGCGGTGAAATCCGCGAAGGTCATTGGGCCGACCTGGTGTTGTTCGATCCGGCGACTGTCCGCGATGTCGCCGATTTCAACGATCCGCAACGGGCGGCGCAAGGCATCGAGGGCGTCTGGGTCAACGGTGTGTTGAGCTACCGCGATGGCCAGGCCAATGGGCGCAGGGAAGGGCGGTTCCTGGCTCGGGAAGGGGATTTGCGCACGGGTTTTCAGTGA
- a CDS encoding glyoxalase superfamily protein: MSFGKTTPVLRIFDEAKAVEFYVDFLGFKIDWQHRFAASSPLYLQISRGECVLHLSEHHDDSAPGSALRIETEELEQFQQQLLATEYGFSHPQIQVMPWGSQDLTIADPFGNRLVFTNAISL, translated from the coding sequence ATGAGCTTCGGCAAAACCACTCCGGTCCTGCGCATTTTCGACGAAGCCAAGGCCGTGGAGTTTTACGTCGATTTCCTGGGGTTCAAGATCGACTGGCAACATCGATTTGCAGCGAGTTCCCCGCTGTACCTGCAAATCTCCCGTGGCGAATGCGTGCTGCACTTGTCCGAACACCATGACGACAGCGCACCGGGTTCTGCACTGCGGATCGAGACCGAGGAGCTTGAGCAGTTCCAACAGCAACTGTTGGCCACGGAATACGGCTTTTCCCATCCGCAGATCCAGGTCATGCCGTGGGGCAGCCAGGACCTGACCATCGCCGATCCTTTCGGCAATCGGTTGGTGTTCACCAACGCGATCAGCCTCTGA